Proteins encoded by one window of Brevibacterium atlanticum:
- a CDS encoding App1 family protein → MARKKPEEGPLNLTPDMLHTAARVEDRFNGWIQNRATDHSYQRTVIAYDTYGGTGWVRVLGRLVLTPNGQPAADIHASIRGWKSFVSVPLPNDTAWVRVNDEEHMVTSDRGGIIDTVIPGDFEPGETEIELWTDGSLVDSAAVRIIGEDSTFGIISDIDDTVMVTSLPRPFLAAWNTFVLSEHARSPVAGMAVLYDRITFMRPSTPMIYLSTGAWNSALTIKRFLSRNLYPMGPLLLTDWGPTTTRVFRSGKEHKRNMLERLSREFPWMKWLLIGDDGQKDEEVYGEFVENHPENVAAVAIRQLTVGEAVWAGGRSKRHGRGQGVPWIYAPDGAGLSSRLTERGIISTI, encoded by the coding sequence ATGGCGAGGAAGAAGCCCGAGGAGGGTCCGCTCAATCTCACACCGGACATGCTGCACACCGCTGCGCGGGTGGAGGACCGGTTCAACGGGTGGATCCAGAACCGGGCGACCGACCACAGCTATCAGCGCACCGTCATCGCCTACGACACGTACGGCGGTACCGGCTGGGTGCGGGTCCTCGGACGTCTGGTGCTCACTCCCAACGGGCAGCCGGCGGCGGACATCCACGCGAGTATCCGCGGGTGGAAGTCCTTCGTCAGCGTGCCTCTGCCCAATGACACGGCGTGGGTGCGGGTCAACGACGAAGAGCACATGGTCACCTCGGACCGGGGCGGCATCATCGATACGGTCATTCCCGGCGACTTCGAGCCGGGGGAGACGGAGATCGAATTGTGGACCGATGGTTCCCTCGTCGACTCTGCGGCTGTGCGCATCATCGGTGAGGACTCGACCTTCGGGATCATCTCCGACATCGACGACACCGTCATGGTCACCTCGCTGCCCAGGCCTTTCCTCGCCGCGTGGAACACGTTTGTCCTCAGCGAGCATGCGCGTTCACCTGTGGCGGGTATGGCTGTGCTCTATGACCGGATCACCTTCATGCGTCCGTCGACCCCGATGATCTACCTGTCTACCGGCGCGTGGAATTCGGCCCTGACGATCAAACGCTTCCTCTCCCGCAACCTCTATCCGATGGGGCCGCTGCTGCTCACGGACTGGGGTCCGACGACGACGCGGGTCTTTCGGTCGGGCAAGGAGCACAAGCGCAATATGCTCGAGCGGCTGTCCCGGGAGTTCCCGTGGATGAAGTGGCTGCTCATCGGTGACGACGGGCAGAAGGACGAAGAGGTCTACGGCGAATTCGTCGAAAACCATCCGGAGAACGTCGCCGCTGTGGCCATCCGTCAGCTCACCGTCGGTGAGGCGGTGTGGGCCGGCGGCCGCTCGAAGCGCCACGGTCGCGGGCAGGGAGTGCCGTGGATCTATGCGCCGGACGGTGCGGGACTGTCCTCCCGCCTGACTGAACGCGGAATCATCTCGACCATCTGA
- the glyA gene encoding serine hydroxymethyltransferase has translation MTENSMQASLADIDPQIAEVLDLELGRQRSTLEMIASENFVPRAVLQAQGSVLTNKYAEGYPGKRYYGGCEHVDVAENLAIERAKSLFGAEYANVQPHSGASANAAVMHALARQGDKMLGLSLAHGGHLTHGMKINFSGRLYDVASYEVDPDTYRIDMDKVREKALEHRPQVIVAGWSAYPRQLDFQAFRDIADEVDAKLWVDMAHFAGLVAADLHPNPVPFADVVSSTVHKTIGGPRSGFILGKEEYAKKLNSAVFPGQQGGPLMHVVAAKAVAFKLAAAAEFKERQERTVRGAAILAERLLADDVAQAGATVLTGGTDVHLVLVDLRNSALDGQQAEDLLHEVGITVNRNAVPFDPRPPMVTSGLRIGTPALATRGFGDAEFTEVADVIAEALKPGADVEALAARVKKLSDDFPLYDGLEQY, from the coding sequence ATGACCGAAAACTCGATGCAGGCCTCGCTTGCAGACATCGATCCGCAGATCGCCGAGGTCCTCGACCTCGAGTTGGGCCGCCAGCGTTCGACTCTCGAGATGATCGCTTCGGAGAACTTCGTCCCCCGCGCCGTGCTGCAGGCACAGGGGTCGGTGCTGACGAACAAATACGCCGAGGGTTACCCCGGTAAGCGCTACTACGGCGGATGCGAACACGTCGATGTCGCCGAGAACCTCGCCATCGAGCGTGCCAAGAGCCTCTTCGGGGCCGAATACGCCAATGTCCAGCCGCATTCGGGGGCGTCGGCCAACGCCGCGGTGATGCATGCGCTGGCTCGGCAGGGCGACAAGATGCTCGGTCTCTCCCTGGCTCACGGCGGACACCTCACCCACGGCATGAAGATCAACTTCTCCGGCCGTCTCTACGACGTCGCCTCCTACGAGGTCGACCCCGACACCTACCGCATCGACATGGACAAGGTGCGCGAGAAGGCTCTCGAGCACCGTCCGCAGGTCATCGTCGCCGGCTGGTCGGCCTATCCCCGCCAGCTCGACTTCCAGGCCTTCCGCGACATCGCCGACGAGGTGGACGCGAAGCTGTGGGTCGACATGGCCCACTTCGCCGGCCTCGTCGCCGCAGACCTGCACCCGAACCCCGTTCCCTTCGCCGACGTCGTGTCCTCGACGGTGCACAAGACCATCGGCGGACCTCGCTCCGGCTTCATCCTCGGTAAGGAGGAGTACGCGAAGAAGCTCAACTCCGCGGTCTTCCCCGGCCAGCAGGGCGGACCGCTCATGCACGTCGTCGCCGCCAAGGCCGTGGCCTTCAAGCTCGCCGCCGCCGCCGAGTTCAAGGAACGTCAGGAGCGGACCGTGCGCGGTGCGGCCATCCTCGCCGAGCGTCTGCTCGCCGATGACGTCGCCCAGGCCGGCGCAACCGTGCTCACCGGCGGCACCGACGTGCACCTGGTGCTCGTCGACCTGCGCAATTCCGCCCTCGACGGGCAGCAGGCCGAAGACCTCCTCCACGAGGTCGGCATCACCGTCAACCGCAACGCCGTGCCGTTCGACCCCCGCCCGCCGATGGTGACCTCCGGTCTGCGCATCGGCACCCCGGCGCTGGCCACACGCGGATTCGGCGACGCGGAGTTCACCGAGGTCGCCGACGTCATCGCCGAAGCCCTCAAGCCCGGTGCCGACGTCGAGGCTCTCGCCGCACGGGTGAAGAAGCTCAGCGACGACTTCCCCCTCTACGACGGACTGGAGCAGTACTGA
- a CDS encoding exodeoxyribonuclease III — MIRIASVNVNGIRAAWRKGMPTWVDAAKPDFITLQEVRAANDIALDVLADTGYTTISHDAEAKGRAGVAVMARAQPESVREGLGDDGYFDRAGRWVETDYRLGDGSLLTLVSAYVHSGEVDTPKQEDKYRFLDRMTERMPQLAEHADHVLVTGDLNVCHTERDLKNWKANRKKAGFLPEERAYFDGFFGDVGYVDVHRKLSGDVDGPYTWWSMRGKAFDNDAGWRIDYHMATPALAESAVSASVDRADSWGERWSDHAPLVIDYDLPAAKA, encoded by the coding sequence ATGATTCGGATAGCTTCAGTCAACGTCAACGGGATCCGCGCAGCATGGCGAAAGGGGATGCCCACCTGGGTCGATGCCGCCAAACCCGACTTCATCACCCTGCAGGAAGTGCGCGCGGCCAACGACATCGCACTCGACGTCCTCGCCGACACCGGCTACACCACTATCAGCCACGATGCGGAGGCCAAGGGGCGTGCGGGAGTGGCCGTGATGGCGCGCGCCCAACCGGAGTCCGTGCGCGAAGGACTCGGCGACGACGGCTACTTCGATCGGGCCGGACGGTGGGTGGAGACGGACTACCGCCTCGGCGACGGATCGCTGCTCACCCTCGTGTCCGCTTACGTCCACTCCGGCGAGGTCGACACCCCCAAACAGGAGGACAAGTACCGCTTCCTCGATCGGATGACCGAACGGATGCCGCAGCTGGCCGAGCACGCCGACCATGTGCTCGTCACCGGTGACCTCAACGTCTGCCACACCGAACGCGACCTGAAGAACTGGAAGGCCAATCGGAAGAAGGCCGGATTCCTGCCCGAAGAGCGCGCCTACTTCGACGGATTCTTCGGCGACGTCGGCTACGTCGACGTCCACCGGAAGCTCAGCGGAGACGTCGACGGGCCCTACACCTGGTGGTCCATGCGGGGGAAGGCCTTCGACAACGACGCCGGCTGGCGCATCGACTACCACATGGCCACCCCGGCCCTCGCCGAATCGGCCGTCAGCGCGTCCGTCGACCGTGCCGACAGCTGGGGTGAGCGCTGGTCGGATCACGCCCCGCTGGTCATCGACTACGACCTGCCTGCCGCGAAGGCCTGA
- a CDS encoding CstA-like transporter-associated (seleno)protein — translation MTMSTTHPLTNIARDPWGSLRRGGAWVHWYLKEIMGENAYLHYIESYERRHGTREGAMEEKEFWRDLTDEQDRNPKARCC, via the coding sequence ATGACGATGAGCACCACCCATCCGCTGACCAACATCGCCCGTGACCCCTGGGGGTCCCTTCGCCGAGGTGGGGCCTGGGTGCACTGGTACCTCAAGGAGATCATGGGTGAGAACGCCTACCTCCACTACATCGAGTCCTACGAGCGCCGTCACGGCACTCGCGAAGGGGCCATGGAGGAGAAGGAGTTCTGGCGTGACCTCACCGACGAACAGGACCGCAATCCCAAGGCCCGGTGCTGCTGA
- a CDS encoding GNAT family N-acetyltransferase codes for MAVDETIEAEQLSISPLDEVDAREMRDFLLGAQKNFWGDRDLSGDHDAYWFRQFVTSGLVARYRSEIVGYLLGVIPHDGPAYIHLVAARTDFRHQGIGRHLYQHFIDHARQLGVSSVQATTMPESSGAISFHSSLGFNGELIEDYAGAGNPRVFFELKLAED; via the coding sequence ATGGCCGTTGACGAAACTATCGAAGCCGAGCAGCTGAGCATCAGTCCGCTCGACGAAGTCGACGCCCGTGAGATGCGAGATTTCCTGTTGGGAGCACAGAAGAACTTCTGGGGCGACAGGGATCTCAGCGGTGACCACGATGCCTACTGGTTCCGCCAGTTCGTGACCTCGGGACTCGTCGCCCGGTACCGTTCGGAGATCGTCGGCTATCTGCTCGGCGTCATCCCTCATGACGGGCCGGCTTACATCCACCTCGTGGCGGCCCGCACCGATTTCCGGCACCAGGGCATCGGCCGTCACCTCTACCAACACTTCATCGATCATGCCCGACAGCTCGGCGTCTCCTCGGTGCAGGCGACTACGATGCCCGAGTCCTCCGGCGCGATTTCCTTCCACTCCTCGCTCGGTTTCAATGGTGAACTCATCGAGGACTACGCCGGTGCCGGCAACCCACGGGTGTTCTTCGAACTCAAACTCGCCGAAGACTGA
- a CDS encoding carbon starvation CstA family protein, which translates to MSVEYVKTEDDLPPVAVVEKPRWTPAKIVLWVVIALVAAAGWAMIAFVRGEEMSASWFVAAAVGSYLIGFRFYAKFIEWKICRPDPKRATPAELNDNGRDFAPTDRRVLFGHHFAAISGAGPLVGPILAAQMGYLPGTLWIIVGVILAGGVQDYMVLFFSMRRNGRSLGQMTRDELGRTGGIIASIGIILIMVILIAVLGVVIINALAESPWGVFSIAMTIPIAVFMGIYMRYLRPGKVIETSVIGVVLLVIAIVAGGWVHNSPFWSEVFHLDKVTLAWCLMIYGFLAAVLPVWVLLAPRDYLSTFMKIGTIVLLAVGILIVNPSVQMPALTEFAFNSSGPAFAGALFPFLFITIACGALSGFHALISSGTTPKLIEKETQARLIGYGGMLMESFVAIMALVAAICLDKGLYFAMNAAEPLTGGTVQGASDFINNSLGMSGVETSPEILDQAAKDVGEESIVSRTGGAPTLAMGMAHILHNVFGGPAWMSFWYHFAVMFEALFILTTIDAGTRVARFMLSDALGNFSKKFRDPSWTPGAWLTTAIMVAAWGSILLMGVTDPLGGINTLFPLFGISNQLLAAIALAVIFAIVCKMGMAKWAWIPGIPLVWDLLVTMVASWQKIFSADPKLGYWAQHFAYKDALAAGETSMGNTEGVEAMSAVVRNTFVQGTLSIVFALLVAMVVVMAVWKSIEAVRKGSLPTSEEEFVPTQRFAPAGLIARKPERELQEQWDEHNTGRQ; encoded by the coding sequence ATGTCGGTCGAATACGTCAAGACCGAAGACGACCTGCCACCGGTCGCCGTGGTCGAGAAACCGCGGTGGACGCCCGCGAAGATCGTACTCTGGGTGGTCATCGCCCTGGTCGCCGCCGCCGGCTGGGCAATGATCGCCTTTGTCCGCGGCGAGGAGATGTCTGCCAGCTGGTTCGTCGCCGCCGCCGTCGGCAGCTACCTCATCGGCTTCCGCTTCTATGCGAAGTTCATCGAATGGAAGATCTGCCGACCCGACCCGAAGCGGGCGACCCCCGCGGAGCTCAATGACAACGGCCGCGACTTCGCTCCGACCGATCGCCGGGTCCTGTTCGGACACCACTTCGCGGCGATCTCCGGTGCCGGTCCCCTCGTCGGACCGATCCTCGCTGCCCAGATGGGCTACCTGCCGGGCACCCTGTGGATCATCGTCGGCGTCATCCTCGCCGGCGGCGTCCAGGACTACATGGTGCTGTTCTTCTCGATGCGACGCAACGGCCGGTCCCTGGGGCAGATGACCCGAGACGAACTCGGCCGCACCGGCGGCATCATCGCCTCAATCGGCATCATCCTCATCATGGTCATCCTCATCGCGGTCCTCGGTGTCGTCATCATCAACGCTCTGGCCGAAAGCCCATGGGGCGTGTTCTCGATCGCGATGACCATCCCGATCGCCGTGTTCATGGGCATCTACATGCGCTACCTGCGTCCGGGCAAGGTCATCGAGACCTCGGTGATCGGCGTCGTCCTCCTCGTCATCGCCATCGTCGCCGGCGGCTGGGTCCACAACTCGCCGTTCTGGTCCGAGGTCTTCCACCTCGACAAGGTCACCCTGGCCTGGTGCCTGATGATCTACGGCTTCCTCGCTGCGGTCCTGCCCGTCTGGGTGCTGCTGGCGCCGCGTGACTACCTGTCGACATTCATGAAGATCGGCACCATCGTGCTGCTGGCCGTGGGCATCCTCATCGTCAACCCGAGCGTGCAGATGCCGGCACTGACCGAATTCGCCTTCAACTCCTCCGGTCCGGCCTTCGCCGGAGCGCTGTTCCCGTTCCTGTTCATCACTATCGCCTGCGGGGCGTTGTCGGGCTTCCACGCCCTCATCTCCTCCGGAACGACACCGAAGCTCATCGAGAAGGAGACCCAGGCCCGCCTCATCGGCTACGGCGGAATGCTCATGGAATCCTTCGTCGCGATCATGGCGCTGGTCGCCGCGATCTGCCTCGACAAGGGTCTGTACTTCGCGATGAACGCGGCCGAGCCGCTGACCGGCGGCACCGTGCAGGGGGCCTCGGACTTCATCAACAACTCGCTCGGCATGTCCGGTGTCGAGACCAGTCCCGAGATCCTCGATCAAGCGGCCAAGGACGTCGGCGAGGAGAGCATCGTCTCCCGCACCGGCGGTGCTCCGACGCTGGCGATGGGCATGGCCCACATCCTCCACAACGTCTTCGGCGGACCAGCTTGGATGTCGTTCTGGTATCACTTCGCGGTGATGTTCGAGGCCCTGTTCATCCTCACCACGATCGATGCCGGCACCCGCGTCGCCCGCTTCATGCTCAGCGACGCTCTCGGGAACTTCTCGAAGAAGTTCCGCGACCCCTCGTGGACTCCGGGAGCGTGGCTGACGACCGCGATCATGGTGGCCGCCTGGGGATCGATCCTGCTCATGGGAGTCACCGACCCCCTCGGCGGAATCAACACGCTGTTCCCGCTGTTCGGCATCTCGAACCAGCTGCTGGCGGCGATCGCTCTGGCTGTCATCTTCGCGATCGTGTGCAAGATGGGCATGGCCAAATGGGCGTGGATCCCCGGCATCCCACTCGTCTGGGATCTGCTGGTGACGATGGTCGCCTCCTGGCAGAAGATCTTCTCCGCGGATCCGAAGCTCGGCTACTGGGCGCAGCACTTCGCCTACAAGGATGCCCTCGCAGCCGGCGAGACCTCGATGGGCAACACCGAAGGGGTGGAGGCGATGAGCGCGGTCGTGCGCAACACCTTCGTCCAGGGCACGTTGTCCATCGTCTTCGCACTCCTAGTCGCCATGGTCGTCGTCATGGCGGTCTGGAAGTCGATCGAGGCAGTGCGGAAGGGTTCGCTGCCGACCTCGGAAGAGGAATTCGTGCCCACGCAGCGGTTCGCCCCCGCCGGACTCATCGCGCGCAAGCCCGAGCGCGAGCTACAGGAGCAGTGGGACGAGCACAATACAGGGAGGCAATGA
- a CDS encoding bifunctional methylenetetrahydrofolate dehydrogenase/methenyltetrahydrofolate cyclohydrolase, producing MSAQILDGRACAKQIKDELTETVAELAKAGIVPGLGTVLVGEDPGSKWYVAGKHRDCAEVGIRSIRRELPETVSQDELLAVIDELNNNDECTGYIVQLPLPGHIDTDTILEAIDPAKDADGLHPTNLGRLMLNVNSEITTPLPCTPRGVIELISRNGIELAGKHVVVIGRGVTVGRSIGSLLTRREHNATVTLTHTGTRNLDELLAQADVIVAAAGAARIVKAESVKPGAIVLDVGVSREEDPETGKSKIVGDVDPGVAEVASWISPNPGGVGPMTRALLLKNVVDTAQRTS from the coding sequence ATGAGTGCACAGATCCTCGACGGCAGAGCCTGCGCGAAGCAGATCAAGGACGAACTCACCGAGACGGTGGCCGAGCTCGCGAAGGCCGGGATCGTTCCCGGACTGGGCACCGTGCTGGTGGGGGAGGACCCCGGTTCGAAATGGTACGTCGCCGGTAAGCACCGCGACTGCGCCGAGGTGGGCATCCGGTCCATCCGCCGCGAGCTGCCGGAGACGGTGAGTCAGGACGAGCTGTTGGCCGTCATCGATGAGCTGAACAACAACGATGAGTGCACCGGCTACATCGTGCAGCTGCCTCTGCCGGGTCACATCGACACGGACACGATCCTCGAGGCGATCGACCCGGCGAAGGACGCTGACGGACTGCATCCGACGAACCTCGGTCGCCTCATGCTCAACGTCAACTCGGAGATCACGACTCCGCTGCCGTGCACTCCGCGCGGAGTCATCGAACTGATCAGCCGCAACGGCATCGAGCTGGCCGGCAAGCACGTCGTCGTCATCGGCCGCGGAGTCACGGTCGGTCGTTCGATCGGGTCCCTGCTGACCCGGCGTGAACACAATGCGACGGTGACGCTGACCCACACCGGTACGCGCAACCTCGACGAACTGCTGGCGCAGGCCGATGTCATCGTCGCGGCCGCCGGTGCCGCGCGCATCGTCAAGGCCGAGTCGGTCAAGCCCGGTGCCATCGTGCTCGACGTCGGGGTCTCACGCGAGGAGGACCCGGAGACGGGGAAGTCGAAGATCGTCGGCGACGTCGACCCCGGTGTTGCCGAGGTGGCGTCATGGATCTCGCCGAACCCCGGCGGAGTGGGGCCGATGACCCGAGCCCTGCTGCTCAAGAACGTCGTCGACACCGCCCAGCGCACCTCCTGA
- the trpS gene encoding tryptophan--tRNA ligase: MTNSSLPRTVSGIQATSDSLHLGNYIGALQQFVTHQESHDAFYFIANMHAITVEQDPADLRERTLRTAAQFIAAGIDPEKSTIFVQSQVPAHPQLSWVLECTTSMGEASRMTQFKDKSAKQQHVSLGLLTYPALMAADILLYNPQLVPVGEDQRQHLELTRNLAERFNYRFGETFVVPEAQILKATAKIYDLQNPGAKMSKSQPSPQGRIDILDDAKALTKKIKSAVTDDGTEIAYDPETKPGVSNLLTIYSSLTSRTVDDIVADYEGKMYGHLKVDLAEVAVETLSPVRERTLELLEDRAQLQAILDRGAEKASEIAEATLREVYDKIGFI; encoded by the coding sequence ATGACGAACTCTTCTCTGCCACGCACTGTCTCCGGCATCCAAGCCACCTCTGATTCCCTGCATCTGGGCAACTACATCGGGGCGCTGCAGCAGTTCGTGACGCATCAGGAGTCGCACGACGCCTTCTACTTCATCGCGAACATGCACGCGATCACCGTCGAACAGGATCCCGCCGACCTGCGCGAGCGCACCCTGCGCACCGCCGCCCAGTTCATCGCGGCCGGGATCGATCCGGAGAAGTCGACGATCTTCGTCCAGTCCCAGGTTCCGGCACACCCGCAGCTGTCCTGGGTCCTCGAGTGCACCACCTCGATGGGTGAGGCGAGTCGGATGACGCAGTTCAAGGACAAGTCGGCCAAGCAGCAGCACGTGTCCCTCGGCCTGCTCACCTATCCCGCGCTCATGGCCGCCGACATCCTCCTCTACAATCCGCAGCTCGTCCCCGTCGGGGAGGATCAGCGCCAGCATCTCGAGCTGACCCGCAACCTCGCCGAACGGTTCAACTACCGGTTCGGAGAGACCTTCGTCGTCCCCGAGGCGCAGATACTCAAGGCCACTGCGAAGATCTATGACCTGCAGAACCCGGGTGCGAAGATGTCGAAATCCCAACCGAGCCCGCAGGGGCGCATCGACATCCTCGACGATGCGAAGGCGCTGACGAAGAAGATCAAGTCCGCCGTGACCGATGACGGCACCGAGATCGCCTACGATCCTGAGACCAAACCCGGGGTGTCGAATCTGCTGACCATCTACTCCTCACTGACCTCCCGCACGGTCGACGACATCGTCGCCGACTACGAGGGCAAGATGTACGGACATCTCAAGGTCGACCTCGCCGAGGTGGCTGTGGAGACCCTCAGCCCCGTGCGGGAGCGTACGCTCGAACTCCTCGAGGACCGGGCTCAGCTGCAGGCCATCCTCGACCGCGGAGCCGAGAAGGCCAGCGAGATCGCCGAGGCGACCCTGCGCGAGGTCTACGACAAGATCGGCTTCATCTGA
- a CDS encoding NAD(P)H-dependent flavin oxidoreductase, translated as MKPLTDLRSQLRLPVFASPMFIASGPELVKAQCRAGVVGSFPTLNARPASQLTDWLDEITESNAEYSETHPDRPAAPFAVNLIVHRSNNRLEQDLAEVVRHQVPIVITSLGAREEVNDAVHSYGGVVLHDVINNRFAHKAVEKGADGVIAVAAGAGGHAGAQSPFALVQEIRSWFDGPLLLSGAIAHGRSILAALAAGADFAYVGSAFLSTPEANVVDDYRQMIVDSGAEDVVYSNYFTGVSGNYLRGSIVNSGLDPDDLPESDPSKMNFASDPNSDAKAWRDIWGSGQGIGALGTQRTTGELVETFAAQYETAKAELRARLG; from the coding sequence GTGAAACCACTCACCGATCTGCGCTCCCAGCTGCGTCTGCCCGTCTTCGCCTCGCCCATGTTCATCGCCTCCGGGCCCGAACTCGTCAAGGCTCAGTGCCGGGCCGGGGTGGTCGGATCCTTCCCCACGCTCAACGCGCGCCCGGCATCACAGCTGACCGACTGGCTCGACGAGATCACCGAATCGAACGCCGAATACTCAGAGACCCACCCGGATCGACCGGCCGCCCCGTTCGCGGTCAACCTCATCGTGCACCGGTCGAACAATCGCCTCGAGCAGGACCTCGCCGAGGTGGTCCGACACCAGGTCCCGATCGTCATCACCTCTTTGGGCGCCCGTGAGGAAGTCAACGACGCCGTCCATTCCTACGGCGGCGTCGTCCTCCACGACGTCATCAACAACCGCTTCGCGCACAAAGCTGTCGAGAAGGGAGCCGACGGAGTCATCGCCGTGGCCGCCGGTGCCGGCGGCCATGCCGGCGCCCAGTCCCCGTTCGCGCTCGTCCAGGAGATCCGGTCCTGGTTCGACGGCCCCCTGCTGCTTTCGGGAGCCATCGCGCACGGTCGCTCGATCCTGGCTGCCCTGGCCGCCGGCGCGGACTTCGCGTACGTCGGTTCGGCCTTCCTGTCCACGCCCGAGGCGAACGTCGTCGACGACTACCGCCAGATGATCGTCGATTCGGGTGCCGAGGACGTCGTCTACTCGAACTACTTCACCGGGGTCAGCGGCAACTACCTGCGCGGATCAATTGTGAACTCCGGGCTCGATCCCGATGATCTTCCCGAATCCGATCCGTCGAAGATGAACTTCGCGTCCGATCCGAACTCGGATGCGAAGGCCTGGCGCGACATCTGGGGTTCGGGCCAGGGCATCGGCGCGCTCGGCACGCAGCGCACGACCGGCGAGCTCGTCGAGACCTTCGCGGCCCAGTACGAGACGGCAAAGGCAGAGCTGCGGGCACGCCTGGGCTGA
- a CDS encoding enoyl-CoA hydratase, protein MSEFETILTEVADGVATITLNRPKALNALNLQVLTEVTEAAAGFDADDSVKAIIITGSDKAFAAGADIKEMSSLDFATAYKADWFAGWTRLTDVRKPIITAVGGFALGGGCELAMMGDILIASTKAKFGQPEINLGVLPGMGGSQRLTRAVGKAKSMDMCLTGRMMGAEEAERSGLVARVVEPEELMTTANEIAQTIAAKSRIASAMVKEAVNTAFETTLEQGLRYERRLFHSTLATNDQTEGMAAFVEKREPDFTDS, encoded by the coding sequence ATGAGCGAATTCGAAACCATCCTGACCGAGGTCGCCGACGGAGTCGCGACCATCACCCTCAACCGCCCGAAGGCGCTCAATGCGCTCAATCTGCAGGTGCTCACCGAGGTCACCGAGGCGGCCGCCGGCTTCGACGCCGACGACTCGGTCAAGGCGATCATCATCACCGGCAGCGACAAGGCCTTCGCCGCCGGCGCCGACATCAAGGAGATGTCGAGTCTCGACTTCGCCACCGCCTACAAGGCGGACTGGTTCGCCGGGTGGACGCGACTGACCGACGTCCGCAAGCCGATCATCACTGCGGTGGGCGGCTTCGCGCTCGGCGGCGGCTGCGAGCTCGCGATGATGGGCGACATCCTCATCGCCTCGACGAAGGCGAAGTTCGGCCAACCCGAGATCAACCTCGGCGTGCTGCCGGGCATGGGCGGATCACAGCGTCTGACCCGCGCGGTCGGCAAGGCGAAGTCGATGGACATGTGCCTGACCGGACGGATGATGGGCGCCGAGGAGGCCGAGCGTTCCGGACTCGTCGCTCGCGTCGTCGAGCCCGAAGAGCTCATGACAACGGCCAACGAGATCGCGCAGACGATCGCAGCCAAGTCCCGGATCGCCTCGGCGATGGTCAAGGAGGCGGTCAACACCGCGTTCGAAACGACCCTGGAACAGGGGCTGCGCTACGAACGCCGCCTCTTCCACTCGACCCTGGCCACGAACGACCAGACCGAGGGCATGGCCGCCTTCGTCGAGAAGCGCGAGCCGGACTTCACGGATTCCTGA